GGTCGTCGCCAACCAGGTGTCGACCGACTATATGAAGACCGAGGATTTCGCCCGCCGCCCGCTGGCCTGGCTGGACCTCATCAGCCGTAATGAAGGCACGTCGATCAGCTATTCGCCGACCTTCGGCTACGACATCTGCGCGCGACGCATGTCGAGCCAGACTAAGGCGGCCGATCGTTTCGACCTTTCCCGATGGAGGCTCGCGGGCAATGGCGCGGATATGATCCGCCCCGACGTGATGCAGAGCTTCGTCGATGCCTTTGGCGACGCCGGGTTCAGCCCGAAGGCTTTCCTGCCCAGCTATGGCCTGGCCGAAGCGACGCTGGCCGTCACCATCATGCCGCCGGGCGAGGGCATCATCGTCGAACTGGTCGAGGAAACCGACCTGTCGGGCGGCGACGCGCCGGAGGGGCGTCCACAGCGTTTCCGTTCGATCGTCAATTGCGGCAAGCCGGCCAAGGACATGATCGTGGAAATCCGCGACGAAGACGGTGGCCTGCTGAACGAGCGGCAGATCGGCAAGGTGTGGACTACCGGTCCCAGCCTGATGGTCGGCTATTTCCGCGATCCCGAAGCGACCGCCGCCTGCATGGCCGACGGCTGGCTGGACACGGGCGACATGGGCTATCTGTCCGACGGCTATCTCTACATTGTCGGCCGCGCCAAGGACATGATCATCATCAACGGCAAGAACCACTGGCCGCAGGATATCGAATGGGCGGTGGAGCAGTTGCCGGGCTTCAAGCAGGGCGACATCGCCGCCTTCGCCATCACCACGCCGGGCGGCGAGGAAGCGCCCGCCGTGCTGGTCCATTGCCGGACATCGGACAATGAGGAGCGGTCGCGCCTGCGCGATCAGATCCGCGAGCGGGTCCGCGCGATCACCGGCATGAACTGCGTGGTCGAACTCGTGCCGCCGCGCACCCTGCCGCGCACCAGTTCGGGCAAGCTCAGCCGGTCGAAGGCGCGCAACCTCTATCTGACCGGCGAGATTCGACCCTACGACATCGCGGCCTGAGAGCAGGTTGCCATTATTGGGAGCTGGTTGTTCCCCGGCGTAGGCCGGGGTCCAGCTCCACGGCCTGAACTGGACCCCGGCCTGCGCCGGGGAGCATGAAATAAGTCCATAATTGGCTTGATGTTATTTCGCGTGCAGTTGCCGTTCCACCTGCGTCCACAGCGCGGAGAAGGCCTGCGCCGGGGGTGACGTAGGCGCGAAGGCGCCGAGCGGTTTGCGGCGTACCGTCATCTGCTCGATCGCGCTGGCCATCGGGATGGCGGGCCAGCCGGATTGTTCTTCCAGCGCCTTGCGATGGAGGCTCCGGCGACGATCGACCATCGAATAGACGGGCAGGATCGGCGCATGATTGCCGCCACGCTGGACCAGATAGCGGGCGACCTCCCCCATGGCGCGTTGCGACAGCGGTGAGGGGATTACCGGGATGACGATCATGTCGGAGGCGCGCAGCACCTGTTCGCTGGTTTCGGTGAGGCCCGGCGGGCAATCGAGGATGATGCGGTCATAATCGCGGCCCAGCGTTTCGATCAGCTTGGCGAGTCGTTTTTTCTTGTCCATCTCGCGGAACAGATGATCCAGGCCACGCAGCGACGTGTCGGCGGCGATCAGGTCCAGCCCCGGCACGGTCGATGGCTGGATCAGCTTCCTGATCTCCACATCCTTGCTGAAGATCGCCTGCGCCGCGTCGCGGCTGGTCTGGTCGGTGGAAATCAGCCAGCTCGATGCCGCCTGCGGATCGAGATCCCAGAGCAGCGTGCGCCGTTTCGAGATGCTGGCCGACGCCCAGGCGAGGTTGATCGCGAAGGTGGTTTTACCCACACCGCCCTTGAGGCTGTAGACGGCGATGGTCGCCAATACCGGTTCCTTTGCCATGAGACGGGAGGCTACGTTTTCCTCCCGTCAAAGCAAGGACTGAAATCATGTGATTGTTACACGGGCATGATGCAGCCTGACGGGACCAGGCGCATCGTCGAAAATGATCGACGATGCGACGGATCAGAGGATGTCGCGCACCATGTCCTGCGGGCGGCAGAAGCGCACGCCCTTTTCGGTTTCGACGAAGGGCCGGTTCACATAGGCGGGATTGGCGGCCATCGCGTCGAGGATTGCGTCGCCGTCCATGTCCGGAAGGCCGCGTTCCTGCGCATCGGTTCCCATCAACCGCAGCGCTTCACGCGGGGTCAGGCCGGCGTCGGCGATGAGTTGCGCGACCTTTGCCCGTGTATAGGGCGTCTTGAGATATTCGATCAACTCGACCTCGACGCCGGGCGTTTCCTGGAGGATGGCCAGCGTCTTGCGCGATGTGCCGCAATTGGGATTATGCCAGATGGTGGCCTTCATGATGTCGGGCTTTCCTGTGGTTGAAGGGACGGGGATGAAGGTGCGGCGAGCAGCCATCCGGCCATATGATAGCCCGCCAAGGCCCCTGCGCTCTGGGCGAGGATGAAGGCCGGGACGTCGAGGGGGCGGATGCCCGCGAAACTATTTGTCAGCGCGCGCGCCAGCGTCACCGCCGGATTGGCGAAGCTGGTCGATGCGGTGAACCAGTAGGCGGCGACGATCCAGGCGGCGACCAAGGCAGGCAGCGCGGCGGGGCGGAAACGTGCGCCCAGGCGAATGGTGAGCAGCAGGCCAAAGGTCGCAATGGCTTCCGCAAGCCACTGTGCCGGGCCGGTGCGCGTGGTTGCGCCAACTTGCAACAGCGACTGCTGGAACATCAAATGGCTGAGGGCCGTGCCCAGAAGGCCGCCGCTGCATTGCGCCGCGATGCGGGGCGCCCATTCGGCGCGGGGAGCGAGCAGCAGCGAAACGACGGGATTGAG
This genomic stretch from Sphingobium sp. BYY-5 harbors:
- a CDS encoding arsenate reductase family protein; translation: MKATIWHNPNCGTSRKTLAILQETPGVEVELIEYLKTPYTRAKVAQLIADAGLTPREALRLMGTDAQERGLPDMDGDAILDAMAANPAYVNRPFVETEKGVRFCRPQDMVRDIL
- a CDS encoding aquaporin, with translation MKRIAAAEALGTTLLVSAVIGSGIMAERLSGGNMGLALLANSAATGAMLYALITLLGPISGAHLNPVVSLLLAPRAEWAPRIAAQCSGGLLGTALSHLMFQQSLLQVGATTRTGPAQWLAEAIATFGLLLTIRLGARFRPAALPALVAAWIVAAYWFTASTSFANPAVTLARALTNSFAGIRPLDVPAFILAQSAGALAGYHMAGWLLAAPSSPSLQPQESPTS
- a CDS encoding fatty acyl-AMP ligase, with protein sequence MMAPTPTTDDLPRRFSDFETLGEALDYAAQGKRGLNFHDARGNLARAYPFSELRADAIACAHRLIAHGVQPQDRVALVAETGADFAMLFFGIVYAGAWPVPLPLPTSFGGKESYIDQLNVQLSSCDPMLFLFPKELEEMAGESGRQKSVESIAFEDFLARDVIPADLPQAKTDEIAYLQYSSGSTRFPHGVAVTHHALLSNLSAHSHGMEVQDSDRCISWLPWYHDMGLVGCFLSVVANQVSTDYMKTEDFARRPLAWLDLISRNEGTSISYSPTFGYDICARRMSSQTKAADRFDLSRWRLAGNGADMIRPDVMQSFVDAFGDAGFSPKAFLPSYGLAEATLAVTIMPPGEGIIVELVEETDLSGGDAPEGRPQRFRSIVNCGKPAKDMIVEIRDEDGGLLNERQIGKVWTTGPSLMVGYFRDPEATAACMADGWLDTGDMGYLSDGYLYIVGRAKDMIIINGKNHWPQDIEWAVEQLPGFKQGDIAAFAITTPGGEEAPAVLVHCRTSDNEERSRLRDQIRERVRAITGMNCVVELVPPRTLPRTSSGKLSRSKARNLYLTGEIRPYDIAA
- a CDS encoding ParA family protein, with the protein product MAKEPVLATIAVYSLKGGVGKTTFAINLAWASASISKRRTLLWDLDPQAASSWLISTDQTSRDAAQAIFSKDVEIRKLIQPSTVPGLDLIAADTSLRGLDHLFREMDKKKRLAKLIETLGRDYDRIILDCPPGLTETSEQVLRASDMIVIPVIPSPLSQRAMGEVARYLVQRGGNHAPILPVYSMVDRRRSLHRKALEEQSGWPAIPMASAIEQMTVRRKPLGAFAPTSPPAQAFSALWTQVERQLHAK